One Nitrospirota bacterium genomic region harbors:
- a CDS encoding V-type ATPase subunit: MPDYAYINARIRSMEGELLSQEQISELLSFRELSSAASFIKKTVYSISFFEGAEGSEGSMANTTDTAIRASLSASMQKILSMFKGDENSLIQILLSKWDVFNIKTLLRGKLNHAVSDEVLSATIPAGSLDENMLKEVYKQPSIQAMLDMLFTIGYSYVSSVIKIKNLYQGNLLKAEVEMEKAFFKDMLKRINSSGEKGTDRGIVEDTIRLFIDRYNLIAAARMANGGIQTDEAIGYYIEGGEMVTLEIFRKIIKARDVTECMVMIENAVWKTHFERYSAQSRITNPVLLVERWMDHEVLNRALRLHRSDPLNIGLVISYILRKTNEVINLRTILRGILYNLPQGEIEGLLIIV; the protein is encoded by the coding sequence ATGCCTGATTATGCCTATATCAATGCTCGGATACGCTCAATGGAAGGGGAACTGCTCAGTCAGGAACAGATCAGTGAGCTGTTATCCTTTCGTGAGTTGTCATCAGCCGCTTCATTTATAAAAAAAACAGTCTATTCTATTTCCTTTTTTGAAGGTGCTGAGGGTTCCGAAGGTTCAATGGCCAATACTACAGATACTGCCATCAGGGCTTCACTCTCCGCTTCCATGCAGAAAATCCTTTCAATGTTTAAAGGGGATGAGAATAGCCTGATACAGATACTTTTATCGAAGTGGGATGTATTCAATATCAAAACCCTGTTGAGGGGAAAACTGAATCATGCGGTATCGGATGAGGTATTATCTGCAACAATCCCTGCCGGTAGTCTTGATGAGAATATGCTGAAGGAGGTGTATAAACAGCCGTCCATACAGGCGATGCTCGATATGCTTTTTACAATAGGTTATAGCTATGTGTCATCTGTTATTAAGATAAAAAATCTGTATCAGGGGAATCTGTTAAAAGCAGAGGTGGAGATGGAGAAAGCCTTTTTTAAAGACATGCTGAAGAGAATAAATTCCTCCGGGGAAAAGGGAACAGACAGGGGTATTGTGGAGGATACTATCCGGCTATTCATTGACAGATATAACCTGATTGCCGCAGCCAGGATGGCAAACGGAGGCATACAGACAGACGAGGCCATCGGATATTATATAGAAGGCGGTGAGATGGTCACGTTGGAAATATTCAGGAAAATCATTAAGGCGAGAGATGTCACTGAGTGCATGGTAATGATTGAAAATGCTGTCTGGAAGACACACTTTGAGAGATACTCTGCGCAATCACGAATAACAAACCCTGTCCTGCTTGTTGAAAGGTGGATGGATCACGAAGTCCTGAACCGTGCCTTAAGACTGCACCGGTCCGACCCGCTCAATATAGGTCTCGTGATAAGTTACATCCTGAGAAAGACCAATGAGGTAATAAACCTGCGGACAATACTAAGGGGCATCCTATATAATCTCCCGCAGGGGGAGATAGAGGGGCTTTTGATTATTGTATAG
- a CDS encoding ATPase, whose translation MDLGLMAIGAGLAIGLTAIATAIAQAKIGAAGIGALIEKPELIGRILILLVIPETLVILGFVTAVIILSTGR comes from the coding sequence ATGGACCTCGGATTAATGGCGATAGGCGCCGGTTTGGCGATTGGTCTTACTGCAATAGCAACTGCCATTGCACAGGCAAAGATAGGTGCAGCAGGCATCGGGGCATTGATAGAAAAGCCTGAACTGATCGGAAGGATATTGATACTCCTCGTTATCCCTGAGACACTGGTGATACTCGGGTTTGTTACAGCAGTGATTATACTCTCAACAGGCCGGTGA